A DNA window from Theobroma cacao cultivar B97-61/B2 chromosome 5, Criollo_cocoa_genome_V2, whole genome shotgun sequence contains the following coding sequences:
- the LOC18598703 gene encoding transcription repressor MYB5: protein MRNPATATTPATKITTTTTRNNSGAKTPCCIKVGLKRGPWTPEEDELLASYIKREGEGRWRTLPKRAGLLRCGKSCRLRWMNYLRPSVKRGQIAPDEEDLILRLHRLLGNRWSLIAGRIPGRTDNEIKNYWNTHLSKKLINQGIDPRTHKPLNPQQSPSDLKASSSSKANRGGATIPKPNNPASSSLEETSSGQITAHKENEYFQSNNTLHHYQTETAMAHGFTSLLNCEDSGIEMRSNQNQGISNEEDEDINYCTDDVFSSFLNSLINEEAFANQNQMQQQTNVTAQADALVSVTATTFGLVQGWESPIMSSNFNQNDPNRVKDHLN from the exons ATGAGAAACCCAGCCACAGCAACAACGCCGGCGACAAAAATAACGACGACAACGACAAGAAACAACAGCGGAGCCAAGACTCCCTGCTGCATCAAGGTAGGGCTGAAGAGGGGGCCATGGACCCCAGAAGAGGATGAGTTATTGGCCAGTTACATCAAGAGGGAAGGTGAAGGACGGTGGCGGACTCTGCCGAAGCGGGCGGGGCTCCTGCGTTGCGGCAAAAGCTGTCGCCTCCGTTGGATGAACTATCTCCGACCCTCCGTGAAACGAGGGCAGATCGCCCCTGATGAGGAGGATCTCATTCTGCGCCTTCATCGCCTTCTGGGCAATCG ATGGTCACTCATAGCTGGAAGAATCCCAGGGCGTACAGACAATGAGATAAAGAACTACTGGAACACTCACCTGAGTAAGAAGTTGATCAACCAAGGAATAGATCCAAGAACCCACAAGCCTTTAAACCCTCAACAGTCACCAAGCGATCTCAaagcttcttcttcctccaagGCAAACCGTGGGGGTGCTACAATCCCTAAGCCAAATAATCCTGCTTCTTCCAGCTTGGAAGAGACTAGTAGCGGTCAAATCACCGCTCACAAAGAAAATGAGTATTTCCAGAGCAATAATACTCTTCATCACTATCAAACTGAGACAGCAATGGCCCATGGATTCACCAGTCTGCTTAATTGCGAGGATTCTGGAATAGAAATGAGAAGCAACCAAAACCAAGGGATAAGCAATGAGGAAGATGAGGATATCAATTACTGCACTGATGATGTCTTCTCCTCCTTTCTGAATTCATTGATAAACGAAGAAGCTTTCGCCAACCAGAATCAAATGCAACAGCAGACCAATGTGACTGCACAAGCCGATGCATTGGTTTCAGTTACTGCAACAACTTTTGGCCTTGTCCAAGGCTGGGAATCTCCCATCATGTCTTCAAATTTCAACCAAAATGACCCCAATAGGGTTAAAGATCATCTCAACTAG
- the LOC18598706 gene encoding 2-alkenal reductase (NADP(+)-dependent), with protein MATVKNGQVVLKGYIEGAPKKDDMEMKIGTVELKAPKGSGALLVKNLYLSCDPYMRARMRNFHGSYIQPFVPGQPIEGFGVAKVLDSDNPNFKPGDFISGFTCWEEYSLIHNTSQLRKIQPDDSIPLSYHLGLLGMPGFTAYAGFYEICSPKKGECVFVSAASGAVGQLVGQLAKLHGCYVVGSAGSSQKVDLLKNKLGFDEAFNYKEETDLDAALKRYFPQGIDIYFDNVGGAMLDAALLNMQVHGRIAVCGMVSLHSYSDPKGIHNLFCLVTKRIKMQGFLQSDYMHKFPQFLEHVTDSYKQGKIVYIEDMTEGLETAPAAFVGLFSGKNIGKQVVCVARE; from the exons ATGGCGACAGTGAAGAACGGGCAGGTGGTGTTGAAAGGGTACATAGAGGGAGCACCAAAAAAGGACGACATGGAGATGAAGATTGGGACAGTGGAGCTCAAGGCACCCAAAGGCTCAGGTGCTCTTCTAGTCAAGAATCTCTATCTCTCTTGTGACCCTTACATGAGAGCTCGCATGCGTAATTTCCATGGTTCTTACATCCAACCTTTTGTCCCTGGTCAG CCCATCGAAGGATTTGGAGTGGCAAAAGTCTTGGATTCTGATAATCCAAATTTCAAGCCAGGAGATTTCATTTCGGGATTCACTTGTTGGGAAGAGTATAGCTTGATTCACAATACTTCACAATTGAGAAAGATTCAACCAGATGATTCTATCCCTCTCTCCTACCACTTGGGTCTTCTTG GTATGCCAGGTTTTACTGCTTATGCTGGATTTTATGAGATCTGCAGCCCAAAGAAAGGGGAATGTGTTTTTGTCTCTGCAGCTTCAGGAGCTGTTGGCCAGCTTGTTGGCCAACTTGCCAAGTTACATGGCTGCTATGTAGTTGGAAGTGCTGGGAGTAGCCAAAAG GTTGATCTTCTCAAGAACAAGCTTGGATTTGATGAAGCTTTTAACTACAAAGAGGAGACAGATCTAGATGCTGCTTTGAAGAG GTACTTCCCACAAGGCATTGATATCTACTTTGACAATGTTGGCGGGGCCATGTTGGATGCAGCATTACTAAATATGCAGGTTCATGGCCGTATAGCAGTTTGTGGAATGGTGTCACTACATAGCTACTCTGATCCAAAGGGAATCCACAATTTGTTTTGTCTTGTAACCAAGCGCATCAAGATGCAAGGATTCTTGCAAAGCGATTACATGCATAAGTTCCCACAATTTTTGGAACATGTCACTGACAGCTACAAACAAGGGAAGATTGTGTACATTGAAGATATGACTGAAGGATTAGAAACTGCTCCTGCTGCTTTTGTTGGACTATTCTCCGGTAAAAATATTGGGAAGCAGGTCGTATGTGTAGCCCGAGAATGA